Genomic DNA from Prevotella intermedia ATCC 25611 = DSM 20706:
GCTTACCCCCGTGGTGAAGCCCGAAGAGGAAGAACTGCTGAACCGATACTACAACACACCGTATTTCTTCGACTCGAAAGCACTGCAAAGCATACAATATGTTACGATTGAGCTGACGAAAGTGTTCAGACAGCAAGACGAAACGTTCATAAACATTCTAAATCACTTCAGAGATGGCAACGTAACAGACGAGGACTTCAAGACGCTGAACAAGCGTTATCAACTGAATTTCAAGCCCGAAGAAGGCAGCGACTATATTCATCTGACGACTCACAATCGCATTGCCGAAAATTTGAACAACAAGCAATTAAGGCAGATAGAGTCGGAAGAGTTCAGGTTCTGCGCACAAGTGGAGGGGCAATTCCCCGATAACAGCTATCCTGCCGACTATGAACTGACGCTGAAATGCGGTGCGCAGGTGATGTTTATCCACAACGACCGCTTCGAAAGATACTACAACGGCAAGATTGGACGCATTACCTACATTGACGAAGAAAAGATAATGGTGGCTTGTGCTGGCGATGACGAGGCGATAGAAGTAGAGCCACAGACGTGGGAGAATACTCGCTACACGCTCAACGAGCAAACAAAGCAGATTGAAGGCGAGGTGTTGGGCACTTTCACGCAATATCCGCTGCGATTGGCTTGGGCTATTACCATACACAAAAGTCAGGGACTTACCTTCGAACACGCCATTATCGACGCTCAGCAGGCTTTTGCTTCGGGGCAGGTATATGTGGCTTTGAGCCGTTGTCGCTCGTTGGAAGGGTTGGTTTTGGCGTCGCCGCTGAACCAGAATGCCATTATCAACGATGCACGGGTAGACTGCTATATTGCCCAGCAGAATATGCGTGCAGCAGAGAGTATAAGGAATTTGCCACTGCTGAAAGAGGAATATTACAGAATGTTGATAATGGAACTGTTCAACTTCAACGAAATTTCCGCCCTCGAATCCGCCCTTTTCAGAACTTTGGTAGAGCATTTTCACAAGTACGCCAAAACGATAGCACTCCACCGAACAACGTTGGACGACTTGCAAAAGCGCATTCTCGACGTATCGTCGAAATGGACACAGCTTGTAAGAAGTATGCCGACGGACGATTTGCATAGTCCCGAATTTCTCGAAAGAATAAAGAGCGGCGCGCGATACTTCTATAACGAGCTTACAGAAATATTCTCCGAGCAGATTGAAATAACCAAAGGCATAGAGAGTAAGAACAAGGAAGCAATGAAGCGCATAGACAACAACATTGCCGAACTTGAACAAACCCGACAGGCAAAGCTATTGCTGTTGGAGGATATGATGGAAGAAGACTTCAGCACAAGCCGTTATCTGAAGTGCAAGCAAGAAACCATTCTTATATCAATGGGCGACGAAGACGGTGCAAAACGACGCGACAGAAAGCGCAAGGCAAAGGCTGAAAAGAAGCCCAAAGAAGCTACACACGCCATAAGTTACAGACTTTATAAAAGCGGAATGGACTTGAAAGCCATTGCAAAAGAACGCAGTCTTACGCTGCAAACCATTGTAAACCATATTGCAAAGTATATTGCGAGTGGCGAACTGCAAGCCACCGACTTTGTAGATGAGCAGAAAGTGGCAACCATTCGACGCATACTGAAGAACTTTTCGCCTAACGAAGGCTTCAAAAGCATTAAAGATGCCTGCCCTCCCGAAATAACTTACAGCGATATAACCCTTGTTTTGGCAGAGGAAAAAAAGAAAGAACAGGAAAGCAAATAAACAAGCTAACCCTCCCTTTGCAACAAAGCCGTTTACCAATGAACATTGTATGTAACAGCAATTTTGTAATAACAATTCATTCAAAACGGTATTAAGAAAAAATAAACACATTGTTAGCAGGTATAGGAAAATAATAACAAAGTTGCCTGTTATTAATGGAAATAAAAGCCAAAAGTATATGTTAAAGTGCTTCTATAGCTATAAAAATCCATAATTCCAAGAAAAAAACGTCGTAAATAGTTTGTTTTTTGTTTTTTTATATATACCTTTGCAACACTTATAAATAAGTCTTGATTACAAACAGACAAAATAGTTATTAGTAAGTTAATAGTCAAACAAATGTAAGTTAGTATGTCCTCGTGATGAAGGCGCACTAACAAGAATTGAGTCAAGTAATTTTTTGAGTTATTTAGTTAAGTGGCAAAGCCTATGTATGCGTGAGCAAACATAGGCTTTTTTAGGGCTTTTTATCCAAACGTTTTTGTGGTAAAATAGAAGCTTATTAGGGGAATAGTTTCCCTATTGTTGCTGAATATTGTCGTTGAAGATTAATTGCGATTTTGTAAAGATAATTTTGTTGAAAAATGGTATTTGCGCT
This window encodes:
- a CDS encoding helix-turn-helix domain-containing protein, giving the protein MEKNIELQNAWDFVEHTGISIFLTGKAGTGKTTFLRAIKQHSTKRMVVVAPTGVAAINAGGVTIHSFFQLPLSPFVPESMVKPRFEYSKQKRKIMRTLDLLVIDEISMVRADILDAIDSVLRRFREHDKPFGGVQLLMIGDLQQLTPVVKPEEEELLNRYYNTPYFFDSKALQSIQYVTIELTKVFRQQDETFINILNHFRDGNVTDEDFKTLNKRYQLNFKPEEGSDYIHLTTHNRIAENLNNKQLRQIESEEFRFCAQVEGQFPDNSYPADYELTLKCGAQVMFIHNDRFERYYNGKIGRITYIDEEKIMVACAGDDEAIEVEPQTWENTRYTLNEQTKQIEGEVLGTFTQYPLRLAWAITIHKSQGLTFEHAIIDAQQAFASGQVYVALSRCRSLEGLVLASPLNQNAIINDARVDCYIAQQNMRAAESIRNLPLLKEEYYRMLIMELFNFNEISALESALFRTLVEHFHKYAKTIALHRTTLDDLQKRILDVSSKWTQLVRSMPTDDLHSPEFLERIKSGARYFYNELTEIFSEQIEITKGIESKNKEAMKRIDNNIAELEQTRQAKLLLLEDMMEEDFSTSRYLKCKQETILISMGDEDGAKRRDRKRKAKAEKKPKEATHAISYRLYKSGMDLKAIAKERSLTLQTIVNHIAKYIASGELQATDFVDEQKVATIRRILKNFSPNEGFKSIKDACPPEITYSDITLVLAEEKKKEQESK